One window of the Megalops cyprinoides isolate fMegCyp1 chromosome 2, fMegCyp1.pri, whole genome shotgun sequence genome contains the following:
- the LOC118772906 gene encoding phospholipid hydroperoxide glutathione peroxidase-like produces the protein MRFLGSSVLLSLLLQSVSAQGEEWRTAQSIYEFSAKDIDGNEVSLEKYRGHVCIITNVASKUGKTPVNYTQFAQLHAKYAERGLRILAFPSNQFAKQEPGTEAQIKQFAKSYNAEFDLFSKIDVNGANAHPLWKWLKEQPNGRGTFGNYIKWNFTKFLIDKEGKVVKRYSPMEDPIEIEKDLLNYL, from the exons ATGCGTTTCCTGGGgtcctctgtgctcctctccctgctgctgcagagtGTG TCAGCACAGGGGGAGGAGTGGAGGACAGCACAGTCCATTTATGAGTTCTCAGCCAAGGACATCGATGGCAATGAGGTCTCACTGGAAAAGTACAG gggCCATGTTTGTATCATCACCAATGTAGCCTCCAAATGAGGCAAGACTCCAGTAAACTATACTCAGTTTGCTCAGTTGCACGCCAAGTATGCTGAGAGAGGTTTACGTATCCTGGCTTTCCCATCCAACCAGTTCGCCAAACAG GAACCGGGCACAGAAGCACAGATCAAGCAGTTCGCCAAGTCCTATAACGCAGAGTTCGACCTCTTCAGTAAGATCGATGTGAATGGGGCAAACGCACACCCTTTGTGGAAGTGGCTGAAGGAGCAGCCCAATGGCAGAGGGACCTTTGGGAA CTATATCAAGTGGAATTTCACCAAG tttctGATAGACAAAGAGGGAAAGGTTGTGAAAAGATATTCACCAATGGAGGATCCCATT GAAATAGAAAAGGATCTTCTCAACTACCTGTAA